The following coding sequences are from one Methanobacterium sp. window:
- a CDS encoding DedA family protein — translation MFSLVEYISNIIIYIVENLGYLGVFLAMTVESACIPLPSEVIMPFAGFAVYEGKMSLLGITVVGALGNLFGSLIAYFVGLKGGRPFLEKYGKYILLTHSQLERAEDWFEKYGHEAVFVSRVLPGIRTFISLPAGIARMDLKKFITYTFLGSLPWCFVLGYLGVQLGPKWDVIRGYFHILDVIVILAVIGVLTYFVYQHKTKD, via the coding sequence ATGTTCAGTCTGGTTGAATACATAAGTAACATTATAATTTACATAGTTGAGAATTTAGGTTACCTGGGAGTTTTTTTGGCTATGACTGTGGAAAGTGCTTGTATTCCACTCCCCAGTGAAGTTATCATGCCTTTTGCTGGCTTTGCTGTGTATGAAGGCAAAATGAGTTTACTGGGAATTACAGTTGTCGGTGCTTTGGGTAACCTATTTGGGTCATTAATTGCCTATTTTGTTGGTCTTAAGGGTGGGAGGCCATTTCTGGAAAAATACGGAAAATACATTCTCTTAACTCACTCCCAACTGGAGAGGGCTGAGGACTGGTTTGAAAAGTATGGCCATGAGGCTGTGTTTGTTAGCCGAGTATTACCTGGAATCCGGACGTTTATCTCCTTACCAGCTGGCATCGCCCGTATGGATCTGAAAAAGTTCATAACTTACACTTTCCTGGGTTCATTACCTTGGTGTTTTGTATTAGGTTATCTTGGTGTTCAGTTAGGCCCTAAATGGGATGTTATCAGGGGATACTTCCATATACTGGACGTGATTGTTATTTTGGCAGTTATTGGCGTATTAACCTATTTCGTATACCAACATAAAACTAAAGATTAA
- a CDS encoding phosphatase PAP2 family protein gives MLDSLLSELFNQNIILFHMINHGMGNVLLDFIMPLITNLGSFLAWIIICVLLFLLGGENLRKVAILTLAALFLSNVIVYLLKIIIAQPRPFLVLPNVDLLVSVNEIYSFPSGHSATSFAAAVVIGLRYKLNFREKSYGLIYPLLVFAGVIGFSRIYIGVHYPFDVFFGALVGIISALLVLKVEDNRLVEELSHISLLDKLKTKKN, from the coding sequence ATGTTGGATTCTTTACTATCTGAACTATTTAATCAAAACATAATACTATTTCACATGATCAATCATGGGATGGGGAACGTTCTATTAGATTTTATAATGCCTTTAATTACTAACTTAGGGAGTTTTCTAGCATGGATTATAATCTGTGTCCTTTTATTCCTACTCGGGGGGGAAAATTTGAGGAAGGTAGCAATACTTACTTTAGCTGCCTTATTTTTGAGTAATGTTATTGTTTATTTATTAAAGATCATCATTGCCCAACCCAGGCCTTTCCTGGTCTTGCCTAATGTTGATCTTTTAGTCTCAGTAAATGAGATTTATTCCTTTCCCTCAGGGCATTCTGCTACATCTTTTGCTGCGGCAGTGGTAATTGGGTTAAGGTACAAACTAAATTTCAGAGAAAAAAGTTACGGTTTAATCTATCCTTTATTGGTTTTTGCAGGAGTTATCGGGTTTTCCAGGATTTACATAGGTGTTCATTACCCCTTTGATGTTTTCTTTGGTGCTCTTGTGGGAATTATTTCAGCCCTTCTAGTTTTGAAGGTGGAAGACAATAGATTGGTGGAGGAATTATCCCATATTTCGTTGTTGGATAAATTAAAGACTAAAAAGAATTAA
- a CDS encoding MFS transporter: MSVQDKPVNKTAILLIATLATFLTPFMGTSLIIALPTIGNDLAVNAILLSWITTGFFLASAMFAVPFGRIADIYGMKKIFSYGIIILTISTFLAAIAPTAEFLVLTRVFQGVSSAMIFVTALAIITSVFPPKERGKAIGINMMASYTGLVLGPLLGGFLTQYLGWRSVFYFIVPLCLVVIILVFWKMKGEWAASKDEKLDYWGTLLYIFMLSLVLIGFSTITETFGIVMVILGIIGFAGFVKWELRVEHPVLDIRLFFENRRFAFSNLATLITYIATFVVSFLLSLYLQYIKGLEPEVAGLFVVVQTFFMVIMSPFAGKLSDRFDPGKLASLGMAIITVGLLIFTFITKHTSLHVIILGLAVIGIGIGIFSAPNTHAIMGSVKKKYFGVASATLSTMRLLGQTFGMGLILVIFAVYIGAVQFTPQNYPDLLRSIQLTFIVSLILSIIAIFASLARNK, translated from the coding sequence ATGTCTGTTCAAGATAAACCTGTTAATAAAACTGCTATTCTACTCATCGCTACTTTGGCCACATTTTTAACACCATTTATGGGCACTTCCTTAATCATTGCTCTTCCTACCATTGGAAATGATTTAGCAGTAAATGCCATTCTTTTAAGCTGGATTACAACAGGATTTTTTTTAGCATCAGCAATGTTTGCAGTTCCTTTTGGCAGAATTGCCGATATTTATGGGATGAAAAAGATTTTTAGCTATGGTATCATCATTTTAACCATCTCCACTTTTTTGGCTGCAATAGCTCCCACAGCCGAATTCCTGGTTTTAACTAGGGTTTTTCAGGGTGTTAGTAGTGCAATGATATTTGTAACGGCCCTTGCTATTATAACCTCAGTTTTCCCGCCTAAAGAAAGAGGCAAAGCCATCGGGATCAATATGATGGCTAGCTATACTGGGCTGGTTCTGGGACCCCTGCTGGGAGGGTTCCTGACACAGTATCTTGGCTGGAGAAGTGTTTTTTATTTCATTGTGCCATTGTGCTTAGTGGTAATAATTCTAGTTTTTTGGAAGATGAAAGGAGAATGGGCTGCAAGTAAAGATGAAAAATTAGATTATTGGGGAACTTTATTATACATTTTCATGCTTTCACTGGTTTTAATAGGATTTTCTACTATTACCGAGACTTTTGGTATTGTGATGGTAATTTTAGGCATTATTGGCTTTGCAGGTTTTGTTAAATGGGAGTTGAGGGTTGAACACCCAGTTTTAGACATTAGGCTCTTTTTTGAAAACCGGAGGTTTGCATTTTCCAACCTGGCAACTCTTATAACCTATATTGCAACATTTGTGGTGAGTTTTCTATTGAGCTTATATCTACAGTACATAAAAGGATTGGAACCAGAGGTAGCTGGTCTATTTGTGGTGGTTCAAACCTTTTTCATGGTGATAATGTCTCCATTTGCAGGTAAACTTTCCGATAGGTTTGATCCTGGAAAATTAGCTTCACTGGGAATGGCTATAATAACGGTGGGGCTATTAATTTTTACATTCATAACCAAACATACCAGTTTACATGTTATAATTTTAGGTCTAGCTGTTATTGGGATTGGGATTGGAATTTTTTCAGCACCCAATACCCATGCAATTATGGGATCTGTTAAAAAGAAATATTTTGGGGTCGCTTCTGCCACCTTAAGCACCATGAGACTTTTAGGTCAAACTTTTGGAATGGGACTAATTTTAGTAATATTTGCAGTCTATATAGGGGCAGTTCAATTTACTCCCCAAAATTATCCAGACCTCTTAAGGAGCATTCAATTAACATTCATTGTTTCATTAATTTTAAGCATAATTGCGATTTTTGCATCATTAGCACGGAATAAATAA
- a CDS encoding VOC family protein has translation MRVKYATIIVKDMDKSINFYTEVMGFEVDSKYDLGPAREITLLKGEGDTMVELIKNPEDKPGLFSIGMDVEDLNTTIEQLKSNGAKVIMEPVPITVGFLAFIEDPNQVRIALIQHN, from the coding sequence ATGAGGGTAAAATACGCTACCATCATTGTTAAGGATATGGATAAGTCAATCAATTTTTATACAGAGGTTATGGGATTTGAAGTAGATAGCAAGTACGATTTGGGACCTGCACGTGAAATCACATTACTTAAAGGTGAAGGGGATACTATGGTGGAACTAATTAAAAATCCAGAAGACAAGCCCGGGCTATTTTCAATTGGAATGGATGTCGAAGACTTAAACACCACCATTGAACAACTTAAATCGAATGGTGCTAAAGTCATAATGGAACCAGTTCCAATAACAGTTGGATTTTTAGCATTTATAGAAGACCCAAACCAGGTTCGAATAGCTTTAATACAACACAACTAA
- a CDS encoding 4Fe-4S binding protein, giving the protein MPKIEIDPELCTKCGTCVENCPVNIFQQDDEDSIPKIQNEEECIFCAQCVDNCPADAVKHENF; this is encoded by the coding sequence ATACCCAAGATTGAAATTGATCCTGAATTATGCACCAAGTGTGGCACATGTGTTGAGAACTGTCCAGTGAATATATTCCAACAAGATGATGAAGATTCAATTCCCAAGATCCAAAATGAAGAAGAGTGCATTTTCTGTGCCCAGTGTGTGGACAACTGTCCAGCAGATGCAGTGAAACACGAAAATTTCTAG
- a CDS encoding fumarate hydratase, with product MEIHLKTPLNREETQKLRIKDSVYLSGTIYTARDSAHKRLVEKGSPVPLEGAVIFHAGPIIRNQDNNYQMVAVGPTTSTRMNPYQAEILDQGVLAVIGKGGMDQKTSDALKRNGAVFMAAVGGCAALYVNSVKKVKNVHWLDLGVPEAIWELEVKKFGPLIVAMDSTGANLYEETRKK from the coding sequence ATGGAAATACATCTTAAAACGCCTCTAAATAGGGAAGAAACTCAGAAATTAAGAATAAAAGATTCAGTTTACCTATCTGGAACCATTTACACAGCTCGGGACAGTGCTCATAAACGCCTAGTTGAAAAAGGATCACCAGTACCTCTGGAAGGGGCGGTAATATTCCATGCAGGCCCTATAATAAGAAACCAGGATAATAATTACCAGATGGTGGCTGTTGGCCCAACCACCAGCACACGCATGAATCCATATCAAGCAGAAATCTTGGACCAAGGAGTGCTAGCAGTAATTGGAAAGGGAGGCATGGACCAAAAAACATCCGATGCCTTAAAAAGAAATGGAGCAGTCTTCATGGCCGCAGTAGGTGGCTGCGCTGCACTATATGTTAACTCAGTTAAAAAAGTCAAAAATGTCCACTGGCTGGATCTGGGAGTGCCAGAAGCCATATGGGAGTTGGAAGTTAAAAAATTCGGACCACTCATCGTTGCAATGGACTCCACTGGCGCCAACTTATATGAAGAAACTCGGAAAAAATAG
- a CDS encoding DUF2070 family protein, whose amino-acid sequence MSAVDNITNLTKYLVTIPPSNYSILTMTFLSFIVGVIAAYLDPKVSLFDSIVYGGSTGFLIFGLTSIMDGAITQPIINSMEGRRYMKMKHSMFISLLTMILISIVYIVGSLISKFTVYSYIIDALILGCVLAFGLRTFIIWGTSNIGAVRSIIISAFQPILILSMVVVIVFLTSISTNIGPFSIIAMALKGIVAGLILMIAIYSFILVIESPIRRNLGVGGLELLSLFLAQYSEGSKAMERLFEDMGEPIDTLVGVISFKTKNGIKGLFISPCVHPGPVGNIGGGNMPTLLADSFDTFTMVSHGPSTHDFNPVSSREICKIKKVVENALEDMEYSKVASPFMQVESENAKLGVQYFGDNLIILATFAPLGFDDIDFGVGLSLIKTIQGRTQAENVVLVDCHNSFKGESGRVLPGNPEVFQLLDAAEKLEKADQEEFKMGCANDPIKELDKKSGVGESGVKVMVLEVGGQKTAYIILDANNMVIGFRDEILNAVKKTGVDFAEAMTTDTHFVNNLSGGHNPLGTRNQDIIIAKIVECTKKAIDDLEPVTAGVKLAKISKINTLGPTHSTELVTTISSIVAVSRIFAPLVFVLALLFVFIWVFYWTI is encoded by the coding sequence ATGTCTGCCGTTGATAACATTACCAATCTGACCAAGTACTTGGTAACTATTCCCCCCAGTAATTATTCAATTTTAACCATGACCTTTCTTAGTTTCATTGTTGGAGTGATTGCTGCCTATTTAGACCCCAAAGTATCATTATTCGATAGCATAGTGTATGGTGGATCCACTGGTTTTCTTATCTTCGGATTAACTTCAATAATGGATGGTGCAATAACCCAGCCAATTATCAATAGCATGGAAGGACGGCGATACATGAAAATGAAACACTCCATGTTCATATCCCTCTTAACCATGATACTAATTTCCATAGTATATATTGTAGGTAGTTTAATCTCCAAATTCACGGTTTACAGTTATATTATTGACGCGTTAATACTAGGCTGCGTCTTAGCCTTTGGCTTGCGTACATTTATCATTTGGGGAACGTCCAATATCGGTGCAGTGCGGTCAATTATAATATCCGCATTTCAACCCATCCTTATCCTAAGTATGGTGGTAGTTATTGTCTTTTTAACGAGTATAAGTACGAATATTGGACCTTTCAGCATCATAGCCATGGCATTGAAAGGAATCGTGGCCGGATTAATATTGATGATCGCTATTTACTCCTTCATACTAGTAATTGAATCACCAATCCGCCGAAATTTGGGCGTTGGCGGACTAGAACTACTATCACTCTTCCTAGCTCAATATTCAGAAGGTTCTAAGGCAATGGAACGACTTTTTGAGGATATGGGCGAACCTATTGACACTTTAGTAGGTGTGATTAGTTTTAAAACCAAAAACGGGATTAAGGGTCTTTTCATATCTCCATGTGTTCATCCAGGGCCTGTGGGAAATATTGGCGGGGGTAACATGCCCACTCTCCTGGCTGATAGTTTCGACACCTTTACCATGGTCAGCCACGGCCCTTCAACCCATGATTTTAACCCAGTTAGCTCCAGGGAGATATGTAAAATAAAAAAAGTGGTAGAAAACGCCTTAGAAGATATGGAATATTCTAAAGTGGCCAGCCCTTTTATGCAAGTAGAAAGTGAAAATGCTAAGTTAGGTGTTCAGTATTTCGGAGATAACTTAATAATTTTAGCCACATTCGCACCTTTAGGTTTTGATGATATTGACTTCGGTGTGGGTTTGTCCCTGATAAAAACAATCCAAGGACGTACACAAGCAGAAAATGTGGTTCTTGTGGACTGTCATAACTCATTTAAAGGAGAATCAGGACGTGTGTTGCCTGGAAACCCCGAAGTATTCCAACTCTTAGATGCGGCTGAAAAACTGGAAAAAGCTGACCAAGAAGAATTTAAAATGGGCTGTGCCAATGACCCCATTAAAGAGTTGGATAAAAAGAGTGGAGTGGGAGAAAGCGGGGTTAAAGTGATGGTACTAGAGGTGGGTGGCCAGAAAACTGCATACATCATTTTAGATGCAAACAACATGGTTATCGGATTCCGTGATGAGATCCTCAATGCAGTTAAAAAAACTGGTGTGGATTTTGCCGAAGCAATGACCACCGACACCCACTTTGTTAACAACCTATCTGGTGGTCACAATCCACTGGGAACTAGAAACCAAGATATTATCATTGCCAAAATAGTTGAATGCACAAAAAAGGCTATAGATGATTTGGAACCAGTTACAGCAGGTGTCAAGTTAGCGAAAATTTCAAAAATCAATACACTAGGTCCCACACACTCAACAGAACTGGTGACCACCATTAGTTCTATTGTGGCAGTAAGTAGGATCTTCGCCCCATTAGTCTTTGTACTGGCACTGCTATTTGTCTTTATATGGGTATTCTACTGGACAATCTAA
- a CDS encoding DUF5379 family protein encodes MELEVKLTGVHAVLAIVAGYLSFLLSTGAISGLGKNEVIAVLAGLIILYLAGQLSERIFGKEQVGGFKGWLWSGIVPFFFIWIVVWVLFYNH; translated from the coding sequence ATGGAACTCGAAGTTAAGTTAACTGGTGTGCATGCTGTACTTGCCATTGTTGCAGGTTATTTATCATTTTTACTTTCAACTGGAGCCATTTCAGGCTTGGGTAAAAATGAGGTTATTGCAGTTCTTGCTGGGTTGATTATTCTTTATCTGGCAGGGCAGCTATCTGAGCGAATCTTTGGCAAAGAACAGGTTGGCGGATTTAAAGGCTGGCTATGGAGTGGTATTGTACCTTTCTTCTTTATCTGGATAGTAGTTTGGGTTCTTTTCTACAACCATTAG
- a CDS encoding fibronectin-binding domain-containing protein: MKTMSNVDLYAISHELNQLLKDARVQKAYQPTRDTVIIRFHVPGKGRVDVVFQAGVRVHTTQYPPENPKVPPSFPMLLRKHLKNATVRGVRQHNFDRILEIDIQKEHDFTLVVELFSQGNIILLDEANQIILPLKHRHLKGRKITSKEKYQYPQERGIHPLDVELDDLKDLFSHSDSDVIRTLARSGLGGMYSEEIILRSGVDKNLPANDLSADKIELVHQSMEELFKPLKTFKFQPQIVHEIIGEDANGVGGEKNHNQKVPTATKIGKEDLLPLDILTYKDFKKESFDTFNQAADEFYSRKVGADIKKVQEDVWAKEVGKYEKRLRIQEETLEGFRKTVVDSKKKGDLLYAHYSEVQNILEIIHNAREKFSWKEIGSKLKKGRKEGLKEAQPIESLDKMGVLLLNLEDERVIVDANLDIPENAAKYYDKGKKAKKKINGVKIAIKRTKQDLERMRNKRDLALEKVQVPQKRVRRELKWFEKLRWFLSSDGLLVVGGRDAGTNELVVKRYLDNQDIYLHSDIHGAPSVVIKKGEEDIPESTIQEAGFLAASFSSAWSKGYGSQDVYWVHPDQVSKTPQSGEFVARGAFIIRGSRNYLRGIPLKIAVGIVDYEGERIMAGPEDAVAKYSENYVVLKPGFTKKEEIARSVLKKIDPDHILTLDDVIRVLPSGKCDFA, translated from the coding sequence ATGAAAACCATGTCCAATGTTGATCTTTACGCCATTTCCCATGAACTCAACCAATTACTTAAAGATGCAAGGGTTCAAAAAGCATACCAACCCACCAGGGACACTGTGATCATAAGATTCCATGTTCCAGGAAAGGGAAGAGTTGATGTGGTTTTCCAAGCTGGAGTTCGGGTGCACACCACCCAGTATCCACCAGAAAACCCTAAAGTGCCTCCATCATTTCCCATGCTTCTTCGAAAACACTTGAAAAACGCCACAGTAAGGGGAGTTAGGCAGCATAACTTTGACCGTATACTGGAAATTGATATCCAGAAAGAACATGATTTTACACTGGTTGTAGAACTTTTCTCCCAAGGCAATATAATACTTTTGGATGAAGCAAACCAGATAATACTCCCCCTCAAACATCGCCATCTTAAGGGTAGAAAGATAACTTCAAAGGAAAAATACCAGTACCCTCAGGAAAGAGGAATACACCCCCTTGATGTTGAACTAGATGATTTAAAAGACTTATTCAGCCATTCTGACTCAGATGTTATTCGAACTCTTGCCAGAAGCGGATTGGGGGGCATGTACTCAGAAGAGATAATTCTACGTTCAGGTGTTGATAAAAATCTCCCAGCCAATGATCTAAGTGCAGATAAAATTGAATTAGTCCACCAAAGCATGGAAGAACTTTTTAAACCCCTTAAAACCTTCAAATTCCAGCCTCAAATCGTGCACGAGATTATAGGAGAAGATGCAAATGGTGTTGGTGGAGAAAAAAATCACAACCAAAAAGTTCCAACTGCCACGAAAATAGGTAAAGAAGATCTGCTACCACTGGATATTCTAACTTATAAAGACTTTAAGAAAGAATCTTTTGACACCTTCAACCAGGCTGCCGATGAATTCTACAGCAGAAAGGTTGGTGCAGATATCAAGAAGGTCCAGGAAGATGTTTGGGCAAAAGAAGTAGGTAAATATGAAAAACGGCTCAGGATACAGGAGGAAACTTTGGAAGGATTCCGTAAAACTGTTGTTGACTCCAAAAAAAAAGGTGACCTTTTATATGCCCATTACAGTGAGGTTCAAAATATTCTGGAAATCATTCATAATGCCCGGGAAAAATTTTCATGGAAAGAAATAGGATCAAAACTCAAAAAAGGCCGTAAAGAAGGTTTGAAAGAAGCTCAACCTATTGAATCACTAGATAAGATGGGTGTGCTTTTATTGAATTTAGAGGATGAACGGGTGATTGTTGATGCCAACCTAGACATCCCTGAAAACGCTGCAAAATATTATGACAAAGGAAAAAAAGCCAAAAAGAAAATTAATGGTGTTAAAATAGCCATCAAACGCACAAAACAGGATTTGGAGAGAATGAGGAATAAACGGGACTTAGCCCTGGAGAAGGTTCAAGTTCCCCAGAAAAGAGTGCGTAGAGAACTTAAATGGTTTGAAAAACTTAGATGGTTCCTTTCATCTGATGGGCTGCTGGTGGTTGGTGGCAGAGATGCTGGTACCAATGAACTGGTGGTAAAACGTTACCTAGACAACCAGGACATCTACCTCCACTCCGATATCCATGGCGCCCCATCAGTGGTTATAAAAAAGGGTGAAGAGGATATCCCTGAAAGCACTATCCAGGAAGCAGGATTCCTGGCTGCATCGTTTTCCAGTGCTTGGAGTAAGGGTTATGGTTCTCAGGATGTTTACTGGGTCCATCCAGATCAGGTTTCCAAAACACCGCAATCTGGTGAGTTCGTGGCCAGGGGGGCCTTCATAATCAGGGGCAGCAGGAATTACCTTAGGGGAATACCTCTAAAAATAGCAGTGGGTATTGTTGATTATGAGGGGGAACGGATAATGGCAGGTCCTGAAGACGCAGTGGCCAAATATTCGGAGAATTACGTGGTTTTAAAGCCAGGTTTCACTAAAAAAGAGGAGATAGCCCGGTCTGTTCTTAAAAAAATCGACCCAGACCATATTTTAACTTTGGATGATGTAATCCGGGTGTTGCCTTCTGGAAAATGTGATTTTGCATAG
- a CDS encoding DUF2073 domain-containing protein, with protein sequence MNEVNYALKMDFISSDVLKSQSSIEKISMIMEKVKKGEILVIEGGLEPEEEAELIETTMREIDVESFVGIDIYTLEKDEASFFGLSKKKTVGITIIGPANIMKQVKRKSNFISMVASLGDSDASMY encoded by the coding sequence ATGAATGAAGTGAATTATGCTCTTAAAATGGATTTCATATCCTCTGATGTTCTTAAAAGCCAGAGTAGTATTGAAAAAATTTCCATGATTATGGAAAAAGTAAAAAAGGGCGAAATACTGGTAATCGAGGGTGGTTTGGAGCCAGAGGAAGAAGCAGAACTTATTGAAACCACCATGCGCGAGATCGATGTGGAGAGTTTTGTGGGAATTGATATTTACACCTTAGAAAAAGATGAAGCATCATTTTTTGGCCTTTCAAAGAAGAAAACAGTGGGTATAACCATAATTGGTCCAGCTAACATCATGAAACAGGTGAAACGGAAATCTAACTTCATATCCATGGTGGCCAGTCTCGGTGATAGTGATGCATCGATGTATTAA
- a CDS encoding GTP-binding protein → MQRIFRKKFFRDIFNKLIGKEKKLKIGFYGHPNSGKTTLANRMTKDWTGKSLGLISEIPHETRKVCRQERVTLTYDGVELDFDIIDTPGIATKIDYKNFLEYGLSEQDAKERAKEATKGIIEAIKWLDDVTGVLLVVDSTQDPLTQANITIIGNLEARNIPFVVVANKVDLPESNTGRILSVFPQHRVVGISALKGENVDELYQAMVERFN, encoded by the coding sequence ATGCAAAGGATTTTCAGGAAAAAATTTTTCAGAGACATCTTCAACAAACTTATAGGAAAGGAAAAAAAACTCAAAATCGGATTTTACGGACATCCTAACTCAGGCAAAACTACCCTAGCTAATAGAATGACCAAAGACTGGACTGGTAAATCATTGGGGTTAATCTCAGAAATACCTCATGAAACCCGAAAGGTCTGCCGGCAAGAAAGAGTCACCCTCACCTATGATGGTGTTGAACTGGACTTTGATATCATAGACACTCCTGGAATTGCCACTAAAATTGATTATAAAAATTTCTTAGAATACGGCCTATCAGAACAAGATGCGAAAGAAAGAGCTAAGGAGGCTACGAAGGGCATAATTGAAGCTATAAAATGGTTAGATGATGTTACGGGTGTTCTTCTAGTGGTGGACTCCACTCAAGACCCCCTAACCCAAGCCAACATTACCATTATTGGTAATTTAGAGGCACGCAACATACCCTTTGTAGTGGTGGCCAACAAGGTAGATCTCCCTGAATCAAACACTGGAAGAATCCTCTCTGTGTTTCCCCAGCATAGAGTGGTGGGAATATCTGCCCTTAAGGGAGAAAATGTAGATGAACTTTACCAAGCTATGGTGGAAAGGTTCAATTAG
- a CDS encoding metal-dependent hydrolase, giving the protein MKIKWLGHSAFLISTLNKVNILIDPFIRDNPSCPVEVDDLKADIICVTHGHKDHFGDTVELAEKNGATIICNHEHSVYLSQQELETMGMNKGGTVKSEGISFTMVNAFHSSDMDFVDGIGPGGSSCGFILELENNRKIYHSGDTCIFGDMKTVIRDIYRPHIALLPIGDRYTMGVMEASIAANWIEPEVIIPMHYNTFPVIEQDPYRYKKMVEMSTNTKVAILKPGETYQE; this is encoded by the coding sequence ATGAAGATCAAATGGCTGGGACATTCTGCATTTTTAATATCCACACTTAACAAGGTGAACATTTTAATTGACCCCTTTATTAGGGATAACCCTTCCTGTCCAGTGGAGGTGGATGATCTTAAAGCAGACATCATATGCGTAACACATGGTCATAAAGACCATTTCGGGGACACTGTTGAATTGGCTGAGAAAAATGGTGCCACCATAATCTGTAACCATGAACATTCAGTATATCTATCCCAACAAGAACTGGAAACCATGGGTATGAACAAGGGAGGAACAGTTAAATCTGAAGGAATATCATTCACCATGGTCAATGCTTTTCATTCTTCAGACATGGACTTTGTTGATGGAATAGGTCCTGGTGGGAGTTCCTGTGGTTTTATACTGGAACTGGAAAATAATCGGAAGATTTACCATTCTGGTGACACCTGTATTTTTGGGGACATGAAAACAGTAATCAGAGATATTTACCGGCCACATATTGCATTACTTCCTATTGGCGACCGTTACACCATGGGGGTAATGGAGGCTTCCATAGCTGCAAATTGGATCGAACCAGAAGTCATAATACCCATGCATTACAACACATTCCCAGTGATAGAACAGGATCCATACCGGTATAAAAAAATGGTTGAAATGTCCACTAACACTAAAGTAGCCATACTTAAACCTGGCGAAACATATCAGGAGTAA